GGGATAATTCCTCAGATGGCGAACTGCGCAGTGACAAGCAGCTCGCGAGGCGACAGTCTCAGGGGCTCCCCGGGTCCCCCTCCCCGATGGAACAGTTTGACACAGACAACAGCGAAGTGGGGCTTGCTGTCAGCGATTGTGAAAGGTCCACACAGAACAGGCAGAAGGCAAATGGTCACTCTGGCAGGTCCCCGGACCTTGTAGGTGTCAATTATGTGTCAGCAGAGGCCGAGCCCTGTGTCCAAACAGCTGGAAAAACAAAAGCTGATGTCAGTAGTTCCACCGTATCACTGTCCCAGAGGTCCCGGGCTTCGGATGACATGGACTGCGCTCTGGATTTGTCTTTCAAGCCTCTGTCTAGCAGAGATCCCTTACAGCCCTCCTACATCTCGGGACAGCTGGCCCTCGACAGCCAGCAGCAGGGCACTGAGCCACTTGTTAAAGATGAACACGACTTGCTGTCAGAGCAGGAGGACAGTGAGCCGATGAGCCCTGAGAGCCAGCGCTTTGGGAATAGCGCCAGGAGCTCAGTGGTGACAGGGTTCGCTGCCCTCTTCCCAGGCAACAACGGCTCCACCACCGTCCTCCTATCCCAGgaggaggacctgatggacgaAGAGGGGGAGGCCTGCGGGAGGAGGGAGGGCGCCCCCGGCAGGGAGGCGGCCGACGAGAGGAGGGGTCGGCTGCTGGGGGACagcgaagaggaggaggaagacgactTGGCCTCCTCGGACATCTCCACCTCCAGCGGGGTGCTCCTGCCGCCGGGCCAACAGGTGTGCGTGTGCCCCCTTTGCAGCAAAGTCTTCCCCAGCCCGCACGTCCTGCAGCTGCACCTTAGCTCGCACTTCCGTGAGAAGGATGGCCCTCGCTCCAAGTTGTCTCCCGACGGCTCGGTGCCCACTTGCATTCAGTGCAACAAGACCTTCTCCTGCATGTACACGCTCAAGCGGCATGAGCGCACGCACTCCGGCGAGAAGCCGTACACCTGCGGGCAGTGTGGCAAGAGCTTCCAGTACTCGCACAACTTGAGTCGGCACGCCGTGGTCCACACGCGAGAGAAACCTCACGCGTGTAAGTGGTGCGAGCGTCGCTTCACGCAATCCGGGGACCTGTACCGCCACATCAGGAAGTTTCACTGTGGCCTTGTCAAAACTCTCTCCATTGGCTAAAACGCTCTAAAGTGCCATGATGACCCCTGCGTCTTTTTCACACAGTAGTATTCACACACTGGCAGTTTGGGTTCTACCCCATGTGGCATTTTCTTGTGAACGATGtagcaatgttaaaaaaaaaaaaaaaacacttctcctGAGCTGGTTGCTTCCTGATTGGCGAACTGCGTCAGTGCAGTGTGGACATCAAACAAAGTAGATGAtgcacttgtttgtttgtgtgttgtttgtctgtgtgtttaTTAGAAGCATCCTGGGGGCCCAATAGAAGATGCTAACATTTGTTAATacaatccactttatttgtgCACATCAGTaccgtcctttttttttttttaaagaaaaatctcctactttattattctaattaatattatttattcggGTATTTGTAACAAGTCAGAATCACAAGGCAGCAAAACTAATGAAGTTATACTACTGgagtatttttgttgttgaagtTAAAGATCAACTTAAAGGTGATATGATTATGGACATAATTTGCCTTAATTGGGTAGTATCacctgtccttttttttttttaaatcaggaaTGTGAATTAATTGAAGGAAAGGCCCAAATACTactatagaaaatatatattgaaaGGTGGCACACAGAATGCCTGTACCCCTGGTGCCTCTTTACACTTTAGTGTATTTATTGACAAGTGTGATCTGTCATCATGCCTTTTGTCAAATCCACTCGCACATCCCAGAGGAGGTAATAGGCAGCACTGGAATGCTAATTGATCCACTCGTGCCCTTACAAGAATGTGACCCAACGATGTAAATGAAGCTCTTATCAATGAAGTTATTGATTAGTGGATGAGTGTTATTTCCTGGTATTGCAGCAGTATAAAGAAAGTGTTGCAGGGCACAGGTGGATTTGTTTTGGATGGTGGCCATGGCAGCCATACCGTTCTGCAAAAGCTactgactttttcttttaaattaacCTCTTGCCCACCATATCTTCTTACTGTATGTGTTACTACTGATGAAGTTGCTGGAGCCTttagtggtttaaaaaaaaaggtctttggGAATGAAGGAGGAGTGCAACTAGTTGCTAAATGGCTTCTTTTTGTCGAATCTGTCCTGAGAAGACTTGAtctgaatttatttattagctTGGTTCAGGGTTTAATGTAGGGGTTTTTCAATAAGCTCATAAGTTGGTACTCATTAACTGTCATTggggctgttattttttttttcctttgtgcaAATCAAGTTActgtaattgtgttttaatAGAGAATTATCAGTCACATAGAGAAGCACTTGTTTTTAGCATGCATATAGTTTCAACACTATTGCCTAGGCTGCTATTACAATTTGTATAtttaatgtacatatatattctatttatgTCTGTTTTTACAACACCCGCATGGTGGAGGGCATCAGGTGTCTTTATTAAAGGCTGCAGTCGCTCACAGTGTCTTCCTTCAGGGAGGGGAAAAGTTTCTCACCTCAAGGCTTTGAGGGGACTGCGGTGTTGTGCAAATCAGAATCTGAGGAGTTTAATTCTGCTGTGCTCTTCTGCAACaggaaatactttttttccacaagccATAGTCATTGGCCACCTATAGAAATTGGACAATACAGGCTTTGTCTTCCcccccttcacacacacacacacacacacacacacacaagtcccaGGTAGTTCTCAAGGGATCATTGTGTATCTCTCACCGAGCTGCTGCTGAGGTGGAGGGGGGATTGCACGTTTCTCTTGGCGCTTTGCTGTATTGAACGGAGCCATTGGAATGTGAGAAATGTATTTAGGCGAAGGGAAACCAAGGAGACTGTAAACAGGTGTATTGTTTGGAGGCATCAAAGTCCTGCCCCCCCACAGCATGCAGTAGATAAATGCGTCATTGTTCTACACAGAGCAGAGACCATTGGGATTGATTGTACACCTATAAAGAGATTAGGAGAATTATCATCCTGCCTATAAAACTAGCATATAAACATCTGGGTGGTTGTACTTTAACAGCCCTTCTTTCAGGACTTCACACATGACGTTTAGTAATAAGTAGTAGTAATTACAAAGGTTTGTCAGCAGGAAAAACAACCTGTCTtactctcgctcgctctctctgaGTTGAACCACTTTAGTTAGCGCCTCTGTTCCACATACGtgcttgttgtgttgtgttcattATATTCAAACGCATCCAAGCAGGAATATGCTGTAAGTTCTCTTGATTCTTGAATGTACATGTGTACAAAGCTATAATAACTAACATGTAAaggtttgttttccttttttgtagTGTTCCACAAGTGGTTATTTAAAGCTCCAGGATGTTCACCGAGCGTGCCTTGTCGACACACAAATAGGTGTTGCATCTGGAGGAGCCTCTGTATGTTGCCCACTCGCTTCACAACTACACTTTTCTTTTTCCTAACATATCAACGtgtaaacgttttttttttttttttttgctgctttgtgTGAGGTTCCTGGGTTTTTGGGagtggggagggagggggtggtCTTTAACCATTTCATTGTGTGAATAAATGGATGTGTTAAACAGATGACAAGcattcggtgtgtgtgtgtgtgttttgggttcCAGTAGCTCCTCGGGTCATGTCACTGTTGAATGTGAACTGCTGAGATTCTCATTGTTGTCTTTTCATGGAAACTAAACTCCTTTTGGTCAAAGGCAATGTTTGCCTAACTCATGCTGTATGATCTTTTAGTCAGAAAATGACTTCATTAACCTATACTGGAATGTTTTCGTCTGCAGGTTCCAACTGTGAAATTGTGTACGATCACAAGaactatttattactattacatTTGCTTCTCCTGCAGCatctggtttttttttaaattaggttaCAGTGTCTCATGGAAATCAAACTGTAGAAGTGCCATTAGAGTTTAatatgttggggttttttttaaatgagaaaagtatattttatagtAATTGCTTCAGTGTTAGTGGTGTAGAGATTAGGGGACAATCTTTGCTTAGATATGGAAGCAATTtactgtttttcatttattgtactgtgcattttaattgtttgacttgtttgtgtgagtgtgcggAGGCGTGTGTGCTGTGGAAATGTGACAATCTGGATTTAGGTCTTTATTAAGATTATGCATAGAATTAAATGGAACAACTTTCTATCTGTgtggatttcattcatttccataTTGCTTGTTCATGTCACATTagaataatatagtaataatgataaatggaACCCAATTCAAATATTACTACACAATGTCATTTAACAACCACACAAATACCAATAATTATCATGGTAATATAGCaatatatcattttatatttattactattatacgtTTGTTTGTACAAATCTCTGTAACGATCTGAATTGATGTGAATTGATGTGGATACTACAAATCCCAGAATGCATCGTTCGTGCGCTGTCACGTCTTTGTCCACAGCTTTAGCACGTACCTTACTAGAGGACATTTTATGGCACAAATCATACGTATATTATCTAAACATACAATTTTATGTGTTATGTCACTATATATGCACACTTATTTGGTCTTTAAATTGTTTCTGTAAAAATAAACTGGGCTCAcataagctagctagctagctagcagtgCTCCTGTACCTTGAATTACGGTGTCCTTTAAGGGTCGTAAAGGATTTTGCACATGTCCCGTTGTAAAGGTCTTGATAGGACCAGTTCTAGATATGTTTTTAAAGATCtctaatgacataatgagtcatatttttaacataaGGGTCCAGTCCTAAAAGATTGATTCCATCTGGACTATTCTTAGAGGCTAATATTACATCTGCCTAATTAATTAGGTTGATTTTCAAAAAGGGACACGTGTGAAACCAGTATATCATTatggatgttattttattattgtactaCAGTCATTGTAAAGTATGCTTGACATTCTGATTGGAAGCTTAGCCCCTGGCTATACACCTGTTGCAGTGCATTCTGGGACGGTGTCATACACCATTAGTAGTCTAAATAAAAGTGCATGACACCTTCTGTGCTTTAAAGAgacaaataagaaaataatgcGTTATGATTACTGCCATCTGCCGCTTTTGGCGGGCACCAAAGCAGCAGCGACTCTCAGTCACAAAGTGCATGTTTCGCACTTGCATTGCGATTTGTATAGCGACAACAAAATGTGGAAACACTGCAGGTTTATTGAAACCGTAAACTGGGCTCAAGGGCACAATGCTTTCAAGATGGGCTCCTATTGTCGTATGCAAATAACTTGCAATCATTAATTACAATGTGCAGACACTTGTCTGTTTGGAAATCAACTTATTACCAATTGTGAGAACTTTGTAATCATTTCTCACTTGCACCATGAAAGAAATCCAGCTGCTCTGCTATGTGATCCCAGTGGGGATCGCCTCCAATTCCCACCATCCTCCCCCCTTCCAATCCCAGTGCACCCATTCTGGGAACGGCATATAGACAAGGGGGTTGCATCCAACTACCCCTGCCCCCACCTCTCCAACCTCCACAGCCCCCAAAACCGTGGCCCCAGCCCTCGGCCTCATCCCTCCACTCTATTGTGTGCGTGGGTAGTAGCTCAGCCAGACTATTGTCTGGCCCCGCTCCCCAGCACGTACTTTGTGCACAAACAGACGACACAGCGGCGCTAGCCAGCCAGCTCCAACATAAAGAAAACAATGTCCTCCCAAGATCATTCAGAAACGGCCAGCCAGTCAATAAGAGCCCGATGCAATGCTTCAGCCACAGCAGCTCACATCTGCCTGATGGGATCCAGAGCTTAGGGTGaccacatggtgtgtgtgtgtgtgtgtgtctgcatttCTTCTACAGCAAAACACTTCACATGGAAAGCAAGAGGCCATGTGATAGAGCTTAGCTGCAGGGTGACGAGCTGGGATATGTGCAGTCTAACGCCACGGTGTAATAAAACATTCCTCGCCAAAGCCCGGCTCATTTGACTGTGTGAGGCTGTGTGTGCAGATGTACTTGGGAGAAGTTGAGAGGAAAGTACTAAGTGTCCACCGCCTCAACAAGGCCAGCGGTGGGAGCCCTTGACCTCTAAGGGGACGGGCTGCCAGGGACAGCTGGTGTGgtctgtgtttatttatttatttgggaaCAAAAGACAGGTGGTCACACTTGAAAagggcacacaaacacacacacacacgtatgtgcgtgtgtgtacacCATGCAGAGTTTTTATACCCCACTCATCATGGATCTCTTTTCTTTAAGCATTCATTTTTGACTTTCAAAGAATTTAAGTCACATTGAGTAGCATGCTGAGCGATGCAAAACAAGTACATAAATCAATGTATCACAACAAGTCATAGCAAACCCCCCCAGAAATCAAGTCACTCAGCATTGTCATGACAGCGTTAGTATGAATGCTTGTCTCTCAGCATTCACAATGTTTTGTACTAGAATAATATTAGCATGAGCCTTCCTCTGTGATGCATAATAACAATGGTATTAATGTGGATGCCTGTCTCTCAGCATTGACATTGTGACTAAGCTAAGTCTCGTGTATCAGACGATGTGCAGTCTACCTAGTAAGTGTATGTGTCATGTACATGAATCCATATTACTAAGTGCTCTTACTTTTCCTTTTTTGGAGCGGCTGTCCAAGACAGTGTGCCCTTGGTCCACTGTACAGCTGTCATTTACACGCACTCGTTGACTCATATTTATAGTAGCAGCATCATTGGACTTGACTCTGGCCTCAGACCACAGctggtaacccccccccccaaaaaaaaaaaaaaagaaaaaaaagaatgactgAAGGACAAAGCCACGTGCTCCCGACGGCCGCCTGCGGTCCGCCTGGTCTGGTGGGTTATGTGTGGGCCCCTTCTTTGTGCAGACACTCAGCCACACACGTAGTGGGATATGTGCATGCCGAAAACTTCACAGCTGCATTGTCTCGTAAACAAATCCAATGTGATGGAGCATCCAAAATTCATAgtgttttgttatattttcatgtttacAAATCTTGACTTGTTGTAATACCGAGAAATTAATGATTGATTGTAGATGACCACAGTGTATCCCTGTGGGCATCCTTCTGATATATCAGGGTGCAGACTatttgccatttgtggcccgtggctgtttttatattttttattgctattatttacgcaaaaaaatataatctaaaaggggacctattatgctttttccatttttctgacctataaatgttaatattatgttgtattatcgtatcaaacaatgccaaagttccatataatgaggtttgcgcatttggaagtcagccctgaaaaaagtttgggatggctctgaacacttgGTATCAGagttttgtgacatcacaatgagcCGGACTTCCCTATAGAGCTGAGTGGAGTGGACGTActcggaggcgggctgtgggtagaataaattaaaacagacctttttggaaatccaagaaaatacagctggaattggtacagtttctggaagatctagaaagctttctgtgtgggttatcgtatgtagctgctctataggagtctacaagtcaatacaaaggcccgAAAAATTAGTACAACAGGTCCTctttaagaaaactaaaataaaatagagtGGTGGCATGTTGGCTGTGTgtgagtgggttttttttctgcgTAGTCCGACTTCCTCCCGCAATCCAAAAGTATGTACGaagtcagcagggataggctccagcatacccctgtgaccttagtgaggacaagcggcatagaaaatgaatgaaaataaaaacgtAATTTCACAGGAATAACAATTTCATAAGGaaagtaattttagtagcatatagttgaaatattaaagacagaCACTACTTTgttgaagttgtaatattctgagaaaaattaggttgtggaaaaagttatgctACGAGAATAGTGTGCCATTACACCAGCAGGGAAATTTATGTAATAAAACTGTGACCGGTGTTAATCTGCTCACAGCAACTGATGATGCTATTTTTCAAGGTTTCAACATTTTCTGGGTATCAAACATTTTcaaatttgcagcatttttaaaCATCCAGAATAACATCAACTCAAAACATTTGATCACTATAATAAAACATTGCAAATATAGTCACTTCTATCACAGAAGACACAAGAAGACAACCAGCCGGAATAACTCAAGTGGCCCATAAAGGCCTGAGCCCACAAAAGGCCCACCGAGGGAGGAATGATGTGACTCCACAGATATACGCACATTTGGAATAATCTCCAGGAAGTGCACTCATCCAAACTGCCATCCATTACACTGCGTCATGTGACCAGTTCTTATAAAGCAGGACTGAGGACTCCTGCTAACCAAAAACAATTACTCAGTGTGCAATGTGTGACCCTGAGAGCAGCCATCGTTAGCGTCGGGCCACAGTCAAAGAGAAAGTGATGACTGCGCCACAAGGTCATGTCCAGTAAGGATAATAGTCTCTGTACAAGCAGACACTTTTGTCTAACCTCTGCCTCTGCTTggtttattaaatacatttgataGCAGGCAGTCAAGGTCGGAGTAGTCAGGGTGGATTGGAATTCCATTATCACTATACACAGCAAAGACAAACCTTTATTAAaccgttttttcttttttaatagtgATGAGTACTTTCCACGAAAAGGGCCGTAGAGTCTAGTTTGTGATGTGCTGCCACCCACTGGCTAATATACCCACTACACATGGAATATCAACGCTTCCACAGTCATACTGAGATTCCCTATAAAGGGAATGCTTTCACAATTACAGCATTGAAAACTTGTATACAACCTTCTAAGTACGGTTTTAGCCTTATTAGAGCCACgcagacatgaaacaacaactgagtcacctttacactcgtattagcaAATAGAAGAGACATAATAGACATCTTAGACGTAAGACTCACGTTAGCATTGACGGCGGTAGCGATGGTCTCATCAACGGAAcgttagtgacacctagtgaccagtgtagaatactgttTTTGGTTAAATTGTAAAACAACAATGTTGCCTCGACTTCAGCAAAAAAGGAAATGttacctgtttttttccaatcgactttttattttcaacatcTTAGCACATGGGCATTCCACCCCGCCTTTCTTCTCGCTCCCCtcttcctggttcaaaggtcataCAAGTTCACGCTACATAGCTGTCCAAGGCAATGCCTGTAGCGGTATtttgacaaacaacaacaacaacccaggTTATGTAAACAACGATGGGGGAAGTTATGTGTAATTATCTTACAACattaatgtttttgtaaaagctAGATCTTTGGGAAAACAGTGAGCAGTGCTTAAATGGTCTTTTATTCTGGGT
The sequence above is drawn from the Doryrhamphus excisus isolate RoL2022-K1 chromosome 13, RoL_Dexc_1.0, whole genome shotgun sequence genome and encodes:
- the zbtb42 gene encoding zinc finger and BTB domain-containing protein 18.2, whose amino-acid sequence is MEFPDHSRQLLQCLSQQRHQGFLCDCTVLVGEARFKAHRAVLASCSMYFHLFYRDQLDKRDVVHLNSDIVTAPAFSLLLEFMYEGKLEFNTLPVEDVLAAASYLHMYDIVKVCKGKLKDKDDEKMGEAFGLSCLDRDNSSDGELRSDKQLARRQSQGLPGSPSPMEQFDTDNSEVGLAVSDCERSTQNRQKANGHSGRSPDLVGVNYVSAEAEPCVQTAGKTKADVSSSTVSLSQRSRASDDMDCALDLSFKPLSSRDPLQPSYISGQLALDSQQQGTEPLVKDEHDLLSEQEDSEPMSPESQRFGNSARSSVVTGFAALFPGNNGSTTVLLSQEEDLMDEEGEACGRREGAPGREAADERRGRLLGDSEEEEEDDLASSDISTSSGVLLPPGQQVCVCPLCSKVFPSPHVLQLHLSSHFREKDGPRSKLSPDGSVPTCIQCNKTFSCMYTLKRHERTHSGEKPYTCGQCGKSFQYSHNLSRHAVVHTREKPHACKWCERRFTQSGDLYRHIRKFHCGLVKTLSIG